In Fervidicoccaceae archaeon, the DNA window GGCCAGAGCATCTGCGTCCTCTGAACCGCTTGCTCGGACATTGAACCGAAGCTCGAGACTCTGATCGGAGGGTAGAGAGCCCGTGGCACGGAAAATTCTGAGCGTGGAGCCGGTGAGCAACGCTGAGGCTATGTCGATAGTGAACTCCAAGCTCCGAGAAACCCTCACCAACGTCATCATGAAGAGAGTAGCAGAGTACCTCTCGTCTACGTCCAAGTGCGGAGATCGCGCCGGCGAAGTCAAGCGGAGGCTAGTGGAGCTGGGCTTCTCTGCGGAGAGCAGCGCTCTCCTCGTTAACACTCTACCAAGAGACCAGAGCGAGCTTCGAGCTCTCCTACTCCAACAGGACCGAGACATTGGGCCCGAGAAGATCGAGAAAGCTCTCGAGACGCTCAAGCTCTGCGTCTGAGGTAAAAGATTCTTGTGGAGAGGATTAGACCGAAGCGAGGGAGGGCGCGGCTTCCCTAAGCGCTTCGAGCGCAGACCCTTCCCGGAGGACTTCGCCATAGTGCTAGATTTCCTGCCGCAGGGCAACCCACTCGATAGGCACCCGGAACACAGGCGTGAGCCGCTGGTCCAAGCGATCGGCGAGAAGCACTTTACGTTGATGGAGATCGTGACGAGGCACGGTGAAGACTTCAAGCCAGGCGAGAGGCTCTACGTGAACCCGGAATACGTTGGGCGCGGGCCTGTTAGGAGCATAGTAGCCCCCATAAGCTTCGAGGAGCTCACATCTGTCGCGGTCGAAAATCTAAAGAACGTTATCGAGCAGCTGGTGAAGGAGAAGGAGAAGATCTTCGTCGAGATCTTCAACGTGTCCGAGCCTCTCACGCTCAAGATGCACGCGTTGGAGCTCATACCGGGCATTGGGAAGAAGTGCTTGGGCGCTATACTCGAGGAGAGGAGGATCCGGAGATTCGAGTCGTTCGAGGACTTGGAGAAAAGACTCTCGATGCGAGGCATAAGGCTGCAGGACCCCAGCAAGCTCATAGCGGAGCGCATCTTGATCGAGCTACGTGGAGGTCAGAGACACTACCTCTTTGTGAGGCCTCGAGAGGGGGAGCGCGACGCGAGGTACCTGGGCTACCTGCGCAGGCTCTATTCGCTCGGAGAGAGAGCCGAGCGTTGAGCTTCGCGCTCGAGGAGGCTCTGCGTTCTAGGAGGGCCCTCCTCGAGCTAACCAAGCATATGTTGAGGGAGCACGGGGTACGGGCCTCAAAGAGGAGAGGGCAGAACTTCTCGATATCGCCCCGCTACTTGGAGACGTTCCGCTCCGAAGTTGCTAAGTGGCCATCTGGCTGGATCCTCGAGGTGGGCACGGGCCTCGGCACCCTGACCTACAGCGTGGCGGCTGCGCGGAGCGATCTGGAGGTGATAAGTGTCGAATGCGATGAGAGGCTCTTCGGGGCGGCCAGCGTGCTGCTCGCCTCCCTCCCCAATGTCTCCCTCGTGCTAGCCGACGCGCTCGAGCTCCTCGAAGAGGCCCGAGTCTACGGCGTTTTCACGAGCGCTCCATTCTCGGTGGCGAGCCTCATACTCTTGGCGCTAGCACGAAACAACAACATCCAGAGGGCGGTTATCGGAGTTCAGAGGGAAGTTGCGAGGAGATTGACGGCCAGGCCCGGCTCCCGAGAATACGGCAGACTGACTGTGGTCACGTCTCTGCACTTTAGAGTGAAGAGATTAGGCGACTTCGACCCGGGAGACTTCTACCCCGAGCCCGAAGTCTGCACAACCGTTGTGGCGCTGGAGCGGAGATCTCCCTACGAGAGAGAGCTGGGCAGACTCTTGGAGAAGCTATCGGCCTGTGTTTTCTCGGCTCGCAACAAACTGGCCAAGAAGGTCGTCCACTCGTGTCTGCGAGCTTTGGGGGTGAGAGAGCCGGAGGCCTCGAGAATCGTGGCGAGCGCTGTGGCGGAGGATCAGAGGTGCAGAGACCTCAGCCCAGAGCTCCTGCTCGAGATCGCTCGGAACTCTCTGACCTCTTGGCGTGCGACCCGAGCGAGCATGTGAGGACGGCTCGATTAGATCGTCTCGAGGAGCGTCGAATGATCGCCACCGAGACGGCATCGACGTCTAAAGAAGGCGTTAGCCGTTTATGGGGAGCAATTCGCTTTCTCTCTGAGGAGAAAACTCTCGGGAAGCATCGAGCGAAGGTCGCCTCGAGGAATGAATGTCAAGGTAGTCCTTGTGGGAGTAGAAGGCGAGGTCAATCTCGGATTCGTGATGAGGCTGGCCGCGAACTTCGACGTGAAGCGCGTGGTGCTGGTTGAGCCGAGAGCTGCCTATGGGGAGGAGGCCAGGAGGTATGCTGCCAAAGCGGCGGCTCTCCTCGAGCCTCCTCTAGTCGTCGGAAGACTTGAGGAGGCATTCGAGCCTGGCGAGCTCAGAGTGTGCACCAGCGCTATAGCGCGAGAGGACGACGTATTGCGCAATGCGATCACGCCCCAGCAACTCGCTGCGATTTACGAGGAGACAGGCTTGCCCATAGCTCTCGTCTTTGGGAGAGAAAGCACGGGTCTGACGAGGAGAGAGCTCGAGAGCTGCGACGTCCTCGTCAACATTCAATCAAGCGACAGCTACCCCGCTCTCAACCTCTCGCACGCGGTCGCGATACTGCTCTATGAGCTCTACGTGACCAAGCGGAGGTGTCGAAGAACTCCTCCGGCTAGCGAAGAGACGCTCAGATTCCTCGAGGACAGCTTCAACGTCTTGGCGGACTGCGTGGTGAAAGACGAGGGCAAGGCCAGATCCTCTAAGATAGCCTTCAGGAGGGTCGTGAAACGAGCCCAGCCGACGGAGGCCGAGGCTAGGAGAATACTCTACGTCTTGAGGCGAGCGAGGAGGAGAGCCTCTTGCTCTATGTCTTGAAAACCGTGCCGGGCCTCGAGGATCTATTAGCCGAGGAGTGCAAATCAGTCGAGCCGAATTGCGAGCCTCTCCGAGAAGAGCGCGGCAGACTACTCGTTGAGCTGAGCCGCGAGGGCGCCGAGAAGCTAGTGCAGATCTCCAGGCTTCTCACAAGCGCCTACGAAGTCCTCGCCGAGACGGAGCTAGTCAGCCTCTCTCCCGAGGGGATCCGAAGCGTCGCGCTCGAGATCGAGTGGGAGAGGATACTACACGACGGAGCCATTTTCGCAGTCAGAAGCGAGCGCGTCGGAGAACACAGCTTCACCTCGCTGGACGTCTCGAGAGAGGTCGGCCGGGCTGTCTTCGAGAGATGTGCGAGTCGCGGAGTGCATGTCAAAGTGCATCTGAACGCGCCGGAGGTAGTCGTGATAGCGGAGCTCTTCGGCTCTAGGCTAACCATAGGAGTAAGTCTCACGGGGGACTCGAGCCTGCACAGGCGTTGGTATAGAGTGAGAGAGCACACAGCCTCGCTGAAGCCACCAATAGCCTTTGCTATGATAATGTTGTCGGGCATGCGTGACGGCGAACTGCTCATCGACCCCATGTGCGGCGGAGGCACCATCCCCATAGAGGCTCTCTTATACTTCGAGACCTCTCGCGCCGTCTGCGGCGATGTGAGCGAGGAGAGTTTGAGGATCGCGAAGCACAACGCGGCGGCCGCCGGAGTCCTCGAGAGGCTCGAGACGTTGAGGAGCGACGTGAGAGATTTACCGAGCCTCCTTGGCAGGAGGATCGCGAAGAGAATAGTGACGAACCCTCCCTACGGGATAAGACTCGGAACGCCTAGAGCTTCGGCTTACTCTCTCGCTAAGCTCTTCGACGCGTCGAATGAATTGCTGACCGAGGACGGCTCGCTCGTCTTGATCACCCCGAGCAGGAAGAGAGCTCTAGAGGAGGCGGAGAGGATCGGCATGAGGCTCTACTGCGAGAGAGAAGTCCTACACGGAGACCTGAGGGCCTGGATCCTATGTTTCGAGAGCTCCTCGTTAGCAACGAGAAATAATAGCCCTTTGAGAGCAGAGGATCAGCGAAGTGCGTGGTGAGCAGTCGTGCCGCTGAGGCCGGCCAGGTGCTACACCCACTTCACGTCGCCTCCTTACACTCGGAAGGAGTACATACCAGGAGTCCCCCAGCCCAAGATAACGAAATTCGAGATGGGCAACAGGAATATCGAGCCGGACTACGTGGTCTACCTCGAGGCTTTAGAGGCCGGCCAGGTGCGTCACAACGCCCTAGAGGCTATGAGGGTCATGGTCCACAAGACGCTGAGCACCAGAGTCGGCGAGGACAAGTACTTCTTTAAAGTGAGACCTTACCCTCACCACGTATTGAGGGAGAACAAAATGATGGCTTTCGCGGGAGCCGATAGGCTGCAGGACGGCATGAGGCTCTCGTTCGGCAAGCCCATAGGAACGGCCGCCAGAGTGTCCCCGGGCACGGTGATAGCGGAGGTCTACGTTAAGAAGGAACACGTGGAGGTGGCGAAATCTGCGCTTAGGATCGGTAAGTCTAAGCTCCCCATACGCAGCAGGATAGTGGTCGAGCAGCTGAGGTCGGCCGAGAACCGGGCAGAGCCCGCGAGAGGAGATTGAAGCTCCACTATGGAGCCCCCCTACGACTTCGAAGTAGAGAAGATAGCTAAATACGTCAAAGAGAAGCGCTACAGCCTCGTTCTGCTCCAACTGCCCGACGGCATGAAGAGGTACGCAGCCGAGCTAGTCGACGCCCTCCGCGATGCCACTGGAGCGGAGTTCTACGTGCACGGAGAGCCTTGCTGGGGTCCCTGCGTCGTTCCCATCGAGGAGGCCAAGTCGCTAGGCGTCCAGCTGATCGTCCACTACGGTCATAGACCGCGCGGCTACGCTGCTCTGCTCCCCCGGGAGCCCGAAGTGATCTTCGTTCCGGCCTCGCTGAGATCTCCCGGCTTATCTGAGCACTTGGTGGAGCAGCTGGTCTCGGAGCTCAGGGCTCGAGAGTGCAGCAAACCGGTCCTCATAACCACGGCTCAACACGATTGGCTGCTCCCGCGACTAGTCGAGCGCCTCGCCGCCGAGGACCTCGAGCCGGTGATGCGGGGAGCGATCGAGCACTCCGTGTTAGGCTGCGACTACGGACCGTTGATCGAGCTGCGAGGGGCTTATCAGTGCGTCGTGGTGTTGGCCAGCGGCGTTTTCCACGCTCTAGGGGCCGCTCTATCGACCGACGTCCCAACGCTCCAAGTTGACCCCATCGAGGAGAAGGTCATTGACCTCGCCTCGATGAAGCGGACCTGGCTTAGGAGGCGCTACGCGAAGATCATAGCCTCCCTGAAAGCCGAGAGGTGGGCCCTCTGGGCGGGCTCGCCGCCGGGCCAGCATAGGCGAGAACTCATCCTCAAGCTCGCGGATCTGATAAGAGCGAAGAAGCTGAAGTACTATCTGTTCTACTCGAGAAACGTAAGCTCCGCAGAGCTGCTCAACGCGGACTCGCCCCAGATAGACGTCCACGTGGTGACTTCCTGCCCCAGAGTCCCTATAGACGATTTCACGTTGCAGGAGTTCCACAAGCCCGTGCTCAGCCCCGGCGAGGCCCTAATGGTTTTGACCGGCGACCTCGAGAGGTATAGATTCCCGTGGTGAGCCGTAAGAAGGAGTTGGAGCTCGCGCTGGAGAAGCTAGCGGAGCCCCTCAGCCCCAGGCGGGACCTCGAGCAGTACCCTACGCCGGCTCACATAGCGGCCGACCTGCTTTGGGAAGAGGAGCTCGCGGGGAGAGGATTGAGCGGGCGCATCGTAGTAGACCTAGGCGCCGGCACGGGTAGGCTGTGCATTGGAGCGGCTCTCCTCGGCGCGGAGTGCGTGGGGCTGGAGATCGACGAGAGGCAGATACGCGTACTGCTGGACAACGCGCGTATCGCTGGCGTCTCTGAGAGAGTCGAGGTCGTGCTGAGCGACGTCAGGAGGCCTCCTCTGAGGCCCATGGACGGTTCCACCGCGATCATGAACCCGCCATTCGGTACTTCGCGCAGAGGAGCAGACAGAGAGTTTCTGGCCGCGGCCTCGACCCTCTCGGATAGGATCCTCAGCCTTCATATCTATAATGAGAGCTCGCTCGACTTCCTGAGCAGATTCCTGAGATCGAGAGGCTTCGTCGTAGTGAAAATGAAAAAATACACGATGCTCCTGAGACAGACTATGGAACATCACGTAGCCAAGACCGTGAGATTCCCCGTCGTGCTCCTGGTCTCGGACAAGATGCGCGAGGTAGGAGTCCAGCGTGAAGCGTGAGCTGATCGTTGTGCCCGGCGACGTGTTGGGAGTCATCGAGGAGCTGAGTCCGGGCGAGAACACGCATGAGCACGAAGGCTATATAATATCGACCGTGCTCGGCCGAGCTGAGATAAACCTGTTGAGGAGGACCGTTAACTGTAGAGGTCTCCCAAAAAAGTACAGGATCCCGACCAAAGATTCGGTGGTCCTAGGCTTTGTTTCGAGTCTGAGAAGCGAAGTGGCTCTCATAACCATAGTGGGACTCTTCGAGCAAGATAAATTGTTCGAGACGTCTTTTCCGCTGGCCGGGCTCCTCCACGTGAGTCAGGTTGGCTCAAACGTAGACTCGATGTATGATGTGTTAGGCCTGGGAGACCTGCTCAAGTGCAGAGTCCTGAATTCCGAGAACCCCTATCAGTTGACGATCTCAGGCCCTGCCCACACGCTGGGCGTTGTGCTCGCCTCCTGCTCGAGGTGCGGGGCAGCTCTGAGGCTTGAGAGGCTGTCGGGAACTCTCAAGTGCCCCAGGTGCGGGAACTCGGAGAAGAGGCGTGTCTCCAAGGATTACCTCAACCTGAGCAAGGTGATTTAAAATTGCGTAAGAGAAAGCTCGTGCTCAAAGTGCCGCGCGAACCCGAGAAGGCCCTCGAGCTTATCGCGAAGGCCGTGCAAGCTCAGCTCGTCAGCTATAGGCTTCGAGGCAACAAACTCGAGATCACGCTACGAGGAGACGAGATAAGTCTCGCGAGGAGCGTCGACAACGTGAAGAGAGCCTTGGCATCTCTCAGACTGAAGGACCAGGCGATTGGCGTGACGTTCCTTCCGAAGGGCCGTCTCGCTGAGGTCCTTGGTAGAGCCGTTCCACTAGAGGCTCTCAAAGAGCTTCTGAGCGCTCTGAAGATTTCCTACGAGGATAGAGGAGGGGAGCTCATCGTTAGGAGCAGCGTCGAAGAGCTTAGGAAACACGTGCTCCCTCTCAGTGAGTTACTCGAAGCCTCGAGCACTCTATGCGGGGGAGCGGCCCGCGAGGTTGTGGCCGTCGCGGCGCACCTCACAGAGCTCGACCCAGCTGCGATAGTCGAGATAGGCAAGGGCGCGGGGGTCCTCGTCGAGAGCAAGGACGGGAGAATCTTCCTCGGGGTGGATAGGAGGCGAGCTCTCGAGGAGCTTCTGCGCGCTGCTTCGCGAAGAAGTGAGGAGAGCGGTCGCTCCATGCCATCGTCGAGGGGGCGAAAGCGCGAAGACCGAGTCGCGAGCTGATCTCTCGAGGACCGCTCGCTTTTATAAACGATCTTTCCTCCTCGCAACAGAGGGCGGAGGAAGGAGGAAGAGCGCCGGAGGGATTCCAGAGATTGCTCGAGGCCCCTACGTCTACCGAGAAGATAGTGATCAAAGAGCGGAGCGGCAACGTCCTGCGAGTGGAGGTGATAGGCGAGACGCACACCTTCGGCAACATGCTAGCGAAGGAGCTCCAGTCGAGAGAAGACGTAGAGCTAGCATATTATGTAGTAAAGCATCCCCTAATTGAGAGGTTCGAGCTTCTGCTTAGGACGAAGCCGGGGAAGGACCCGATGGAGGTTCTCGTGGAAGCCATGGGCGGCCTCGTGAGTAAGCTAGAGAGGCTCGAGTCTCTAATCGCGGAGGGCCTCCGCGGAAGATGAAGAGAGAGAGCAGGAAGCTGTTCCTTCACGCCAGGGAGGGTCTATTGGTAGGGGCTATCCTGAGGGGCGAGAGCTTCGACAAGCTCATCGTGAGGACGATCGACGAGGATCTAATGAAGAGCCTGAGCGAGGAGAAGGCTATGAGGGAGGTCAGGAGGGTCCTAGCAACGTGGGAGGCGGCAAAGGAGGCCCCTCTCGTGGTGCGAGCGCTCGGGGCTGAGCTCGGCGAGATAAAGGACCTCGCGAAGTTCCTAAATAAGGTGGCCCTCGAGACAGGAGAGCTCGTGGAGAGATTAAGGTCAAAAGAGTCGATCGAGACTAGACAATAGCTCGTCGTTGAGAGTGAGGGAGCGTGTTCTGCCCCAAATGCGGCACACTGATGAAGTACACGAGAGGGAGCTCGACAAAGTCGCTGGTCTGCCCTAGCTGCGGCTACACGAGCACGGAGGCTCCAGGCGGAGCGGCTAAGCTCCCCGAGGTGCCTAAGCGTAGAGCAACGAGCGGGGTAGTGGTCGAGGAGAAGAGCTCTCTCGAGCTCTTGCCCAAGCTCAAGAACGAGGTCTTCTGCCCTAGGTGCGGTCACGACGAGGTCTACTACTGGGTCGTGCAGACGCGGAGGGCGGACGAGCCTCCTACAAGGTTCTTCAGGTGTGTTAGGTGTAATCACACGTGGAGGGAGTATGAGTAGCGGTAGCGAGAATCTCAGAGAGGAGCTGAGGGGGCTGCTCTACTCCTCCAAGAGGCTCGAGGAGGAGCTGAGAGAGGCGCTAGCAAGGTCCGGGAAGAAGTACTCAGGCTGGGTGAATCTAAGAAACGCTTACCTTCTCTCGCTCTCCATCCGCAGGCGGCTCGAGAGAATGTTAGCTTTAATTTGAGGTGGCCGGCAAAGAGGCCGGAGGAGCGCTTCTCTAGGGTGCGAAAACGTGAAGCTGTCTTTCCCAGACGCGTCGCTCTGGAGCGCCATATTGAGAGGAGCAGCTAAAGTGATACGAGAAAGCACTCTGAAGGTCGAGCCGGAAGGACTCAGGCTCCGTGCTATGGATCCTAGCCGCGTCGTCATGATTGACCTCTTCATCCCGGCTGACTCCTTCAGCGAGTACGAGGGGAGGGGCGAGAGGCTCACCGTCAATCTCGAGGAGCTGAGCAAATTGCTTCGGAGAGCCGCCGAGGACGAAGAGCTCGTGCTCGAGGCTAAGAGAGGGGGAATAGAGCTTACTCTACGTGGCAGGATAACTCGGAGAATCAGAGTCCCCCTCCTCAACATAGAGGTCGAGGAGCTCGGAGAACTCAGGATCCCGTTCAAGGCGGATGCCGCGATGCCGGCCGAGGTCTTCGCTGAGACATTGAAATTGCTAGAGCCGATGGGTGACGTATTCGGCCTAATGGCTGACGAAGACAAGCTCACGATATTCAACGAGAGCGAGCTCGGTCGATACTTCGTTGAGCTTACCACCGAGGCAGGCGGAGGTCTCCTATCGCTCGAGGCAGAAGGAGAGCAGAGGTCCATTTACAGCATGGAGTACGTGGCCAACTTCGTCTATCCGGCCGAGAGCGCCGAGCAAGTGAGGTTGCAGTTCTCGACGGATATGCCGTGTAAGATCACGTTCGAGTTACCGAGAGGGGCGCAGTTTGCGGTCTACGTGGCCCCGAGAACGCTCTGAGCTCTCCGGTCTCGATTGGCTGAGGAGCCTCTTCGCCTCCTATTACGCCAGGGCCGAGGTAGTCCTTCCCGAGGACTACGCCGCGAGAGAGTGGGCGTTTCAGCCCTTGGGCAGCTCGACTTACATCAGGCATCTCTCCTTCAAAACTGAAGCGGAGCTGAGGAGATATCTCGTGAGGAATCCCCCCGCGCACGCCTACTACTCCTCGGCTCGATTCTTATTCCCCGAGGTTCCATACATGGAGCAGAAGGTCTGGCTAGGCAGCGACCTCATCTTCGACATAGACGCGGATCACTTACCCGGCTGCGAGAACCCGAAGACCAGGTGGGCCTGCTCCTCCTGCGGGAGGAGCTTCGAGGTTGAGGGTCGTGGCAAATCGATCGCGTGCCCGGCTTGCGGCTCCCGCGAGCTTATCGACCTCAGCGAGGTCTCCCCCGAGTGCCTCAAGCTGGCGGCGCGAGAAACCGCGAAGCTCTTGCGAGTGCTCGAGAACGACTTCGGGGTAGATGACGTCCACGTATACTTCTCGGGCAATCGCGGGTTCCACGTCCACGTTACGTCCAAAGAGCTTCTCGAGCTGAACGGCGATGAGAGGAGAGAGCTGGTCGACTACCTCAAGGGAGTGGGGCTGGAGCTACGGGAGGTGCTGGAGCTCGGCGGAGAAGCTAAGAGGCCGCGGAGCTCTGCGGTAGCGCCGAGTCCGCGTGACGCCGGATGGAGGGGGAGATTAGGCCGCGTCATCTATGATGAGCTGGGTCTGAGTGATGACAAGGTGCTCACGTTTGGCGAGTTGAAAGGGCGTGACTTAGAGGAGTTGATTCCTAAGGCCTCGGTGCACGTGGATGAGAAAGTCACGATAGACGTCCACAGGCTCGTGAGACTCCCGGGCTCTCTCAACGGCAAGACGGGGATGCCTGTCGTCGAGGTTCGTCCGCGGGAGCTCGAGGCCTTCAGCTTGACGTGCTCTCTCTCGCCTTTCGACGGAACAGCCGCGGTGGCTCTCTCGGTGGATCTCGACGTCGAGGTCTTCGACGTCGAGATCCACGGCGAGCGAGGCGAGCTCGTGGAGCTTCCGCTATGCGCGGCCGTGTTCTTGGCACTAAGAGGAGCGGTAGAGCGCGTAGTGGCGTGAGGGGCTTTGGCGGGCAATCCCGAGAGAGAGATCCTTGCGGTCAAGAGGGCCGGGGAGTACTGGGAGACCAGGAAGAAGTTACTGAGGGAGCTCCTCAACGTCTGCTCCCAAGAGGGAAGCGAAGACGCCTCTCTCGTCTGCGAGCGGGGCGCCGAATTCTACAAGGGGGCCAACGACAGCCTGATCGAGGTCCTCGCGAGCAAGCGGGACTCCTTCTTAGGAGGAGTCCTAGACAAAGTCCGCGGAGCTCTCCGCGAGGTCCTGAGCCTAGAGGCTACGGTGGTGGGCTCGAGTAGCGCTGACGCGATAAAGGTCGCGTGCGTTACGGCCGAGGACCTCGTCCTAGGAGGACTCAGAGCGCGGCGGGGGTCGATCCTCATGTTGAGCCCCGAGAGAGCCCTCCTCGCCTACGCGCTAGGCTTGGTCTCGGTTTTGAAGATGCATCTATCGAAGAAAGTTTGGTCGGTGCGCGAAAAGTAATAACCTCCTCGGAACTCATCCTACCGCTGAGAAGTGAGGGCGCTTAAGTCGACCGCGGTGAAGAGAGCTTGAAGGTGCCCAAGAAGATCAACACCTATTGTCCCAGGTGCAGGAAGCACACCGAGCACAGCGTGACCCTCTACAAGGGCGGTAAGCGAAGATCCCT includes these proteins:
- a CDS encoding DUF655 domain-containing protein gives rise to the protein MWRGLDRSEGGRGFPKRFERRPFPEDFAIVLDFLPQGNPLDRHPEHRREPLVQAIGEKHFTLMEIVTRHGEDFKPGERLYVNPEYVGRGPVRSIVAPISFEELTSVAVENLKNVIEQLVKEKEKIFVEIFNVSEPLTLKMHALELIPGIGKKCLGAILEERRIRRFESFEDLEKRLSMRGIRLQDPSKLIAERILIELRGGQRHYLFVRPREGERDARYLGYLRRLYSLGERAER
- a CDS encoding rRNA adenine dimethyltransferase family protein, with the translated sequence MSFALEEALRSRRALLELTKHMLREHGVRASKRRGQNFSISPRYLETFRSEVAKWPSGWILEVGTGLGTLTYSVAAARSDLEVISVECDERLFGAASVLLASLPNVSLVLADALELLEEARVYGVFTSAPFSVASLILLALARNNNIQRAVIGVQREVARRLTARPGSREYGRLTVVTSLHFRVKRLGDFDPGDFYPEPEVCTTVVALERRSPYERELGRLLEKLSACVFSARNKLAKKVVHSCLRALGVREPEASRIVASAVAEDQRCRDLSPELLLEIARNSLTSWRATRASM
- a CDS encoding TrmH family RNA methyltransferase, which codes for MNVKVVLVGVEGEVNLGFVMRLAANFDVKRVVLVEPRAAYGEEARRYAAKAAALLEPPLVVGRLEEAFEPGELRVCTSAIAREDDVLRNAITPQQLAAIYEETGLPIALVFGRESTGLTRRELESCDVLVNIQSSDSYPALNLSHAVAILLYELYVTKRRCRRTPPASEETLRFLEDSFNVLADCVVKDEGKARSSKIAFRRVVKRAQPTEAEARRILYVLRRARRRASCSMS
- a CDS encoding THUMP domain-containing protein, which gives rise to MLYVLKTVPGLEDLLAEECKSVEPNCEPLREERGRLLVELSREGAEKLVQISRLLTSAYEVLAETELVSLSPEGIRSVALEIEWERILHDGAIFAVRSERVGEHSFTSLDVSREVGRAVFERCASRGVHVKVHLNAPEVVVIAELFGSRLTIGVSLTGDSSLHRRWYRVREHTASLKPPIAFAMIMLSGMRDGELLIDPMCGGGTIPIEALLYFETSRAVCGDVSEESLRIAKHNAAAAGVLERLETLRSDVRDLPSLLGRRIAKRIVTNPPYGIRLGTPRASAYSLAKLFDASNELLTEDGSLVLITPSRKRALEEAERIGMRLYCEREVLHGDLRAWILCFESSSLATRNNSPLRAEDQRSAW
- a CDS encoding 50S ribosomal protein L16; its protein translation is MPLRPARCYTHFTSPPYTRKEYIPGVPQPKITKFEMGNRNIEPDYVVYLEALEAGQVRHNALEAMRVMVHKTLSTRVGEDKYFFKVRPYPHHVLRENKMMAFAGADRLQDGMRLSFGKPIGTAARVSPGTVIAEVYVKKEHVEVAKSALRIGKSKLPIRSRIVVEQLRSAENRAEPARGD
- the dph2 gene encoding diphthamide biosynthesis enzyme Dph2 yields the protein MEPPYDFEVEKIAKYVKEKRYSLVLLQLPDGMKRYAAELVDALRDATGAEFYVHGEPCWGPCVVPIEEAKSLGVQLIVHYGHRPRGYAALLPREPEVIFVPASLRSPGLSEHLVEQLVSELRARECSKPVLITTAQHDWLLPRLVERLAAEDLEPVMRGAIEHSVLGCDYGPLIELRGAYQCVVVLASGVFHALGAALSTDVPTLQVDPIEEKVIDLASMKRTWLRRRYAKIIASLKAERWALWAGSPPGQHRRELILKLADLIRAKKLKYYLFYSRNVSSAELLNADSPQIDVHVVTSCPRVPIDDFTLQEFHKPVLSPGEALMVLTGDLERYRFPW
- a CDS encoding METTL5 family protein: MVSRKKELELALEKLAEPLSPRRDLEQYPTPAHIAADLLWEEELAGRGLSGRIVVDLGAGTGRLCIGAALLGAECVGLEIDERQIRVLLDNARIAGVSERVEVVLSDVRRPPLRPMDGSTAIMNPPFGTSRRGADREFLAAASTLSDRILSLHIYNESSLDFLSRFLRSRGFVVVKMKKYTMLLRQTMEHHVAKTVRFPVVLLVSDKMREVGVQREA
- a CDS encoding exosome complex RNA-binding protein Csl4, with the protein product MKRELIVVPGDVLGVIEELSPGENTHEHEGYIISTVLGRAEINLLRRTVNCRGLPKKYRIPTKDSVVLGFVSSLRSEVALITIVGLFEQDKLFETSFPLAGLLHVSQVGSNVDSMYDVLGLGDLLKCRVLNSENPYQLTISGPAHTLGVVLASCSRCGAALRLERLSGTLKCPRCGNSEKRRVSKDYLNLSKVI
- a CDS encoding DUF2067 family protein, with translation MRKRKLVLKVPREPEKALELIAKAVQAQLVSYRLRGNKLEITLRGDEISLARSVDNVKRALASLRLKDQAIGVTFLPKGRLAEVLGRAVPLEALKELLSALKISYEDRGGELIVRSSVEELRKHVLPLSELLEASSTLCGGAAREVVAVAAHLTELDPAAIVEIGKGAGVLVESKDGRIFLGVDRRRALEELLRAASRRSEESGRSMPSSRGRKREDRVAS
- a CDS encoding DNA-directed RNA polymerase subunit L, with the protein product MLEAPTSTEKIVIKERSGNVLRVEVIGETHTFGNMLAKELQSREDVELAYYVVKHPLIERFELLLRTKPGKDPMEVLVEAMGGLVSKLERLESLIAEGLRGR
- a CDS encoding transcription factor S codes for the protein MFCPKCGTLMKYTRGSSTKSLVCPSCGYTSTEAPGGAAKLPEVPKRRATSGVVVEEKSSLELLPKLKNEVFCPRCGHDEVYYWVVQTRRADEPPTRFFRCVRCNHTWREYE
- a CDS encoding DNA polymerase sliding clamp yields the protein MKLSFPDASLWSAILRGAAKVIRESTLKVEPEGLRLRAMDPSRVVMIDLFIPADSFSEYEGRGERLTVNLEELSKLLRRAAEDEELVLEAKRGGIELTLRGRITRRIRVPLLNIEVEELGELRIPFKADAAMPAEVFAETLKLLEPMGDVFGLMADEDKLTIFNESELGRYFVELTTEAGGGLLSLEAEGEQRSIYSMEYVANFVYPAESAEQVRLQFSTDMPCKITFELPRGAQFAVYVAPRTL
- a CDS encoding DNA primase small subunit domain-containing protein, giving the protein MRSTWPRERSELSGLDWLRSLFASYYARAEVVLPEDYAAREWAFQPLGSSTYIRHLSFKTEAELRRYLVRNPPAHAYYSSARFLFPEVPYMEQKVWLGSDLIFDIDADHLPGCENPKTRWACSSCGRSFEVEGRGKSIACPACGSRELIDLSEVSPECLKLAARETAKLLRVLENDFGVDDVHVYFSGNRGFHVHVTSKELLELNGDERRELVDYLKGVGLELREVLELGGEAKRPRSSAVAPSPRDAGWRGRLGRVIYDELGLSDDKVLTFGELKGRDLEELIPKASVHVDEKVTIDVHRLVRLPGSLNGKTGMPVVEVRPRELEAFSLTCSLSPFDGTAAVALSVDLDVEVFDVEIHGERGELVELPLCAAVFLALRGAVERVVA